A window of Haliscomenobacter hydrossis DSM 1100 contains these coding sequences:
- a CDS encoding M14 family metallopeptidase gives MKKSTRLGFILSLLLPFGLLAQYPTRFETSNGTQTPTYEEGIAWYQRMATDFKEIDMQVKGPTDSGFPLHLVMYSKNRKFDLAKLKAQGKAIFFINNAIHPGEPDGVDASMMLLRDLALHPERYPMLDSVVVALIPFYNIGGALNRSSTSRVSQNGPEAHGFRGNARNFDLNRDFIKADTRNAQSFIAIFQELDPDLFIDTHVSNGADYQYTMTFCYAQEEKLGGVLGPFHKGTFLPFLYEHMKTAGFEATPYVNAFGQTPDKGFSQFADWPRYSTGYAALFHTFGMMTETHMLKPYAQRVKSTYALLDGVLKFLGQHRARLLALRKATKEAVKTQTEFPLTWKLNREKFSEIEFKGYEPEYPISAISGQKRLYYNRDKPLNKIVPFYDHYDVELKASKPSAYIIPQGWHNVIDRLKMNGVQMRQLTQDSTLELEVYIIDAYKSAANPYEGHHQNTSVDLHTERHKIALRKGDYFIPLNQWRNRFIVEVLEPQGVDSYFRWNFFDTILQEKGGYSSYVFEDLAAELLQKDPALKQKLEDKKKADKAFADSASAQLDFVYRNSIYWEKEYMRYPVYRVR, from the coding sequence ATGAAAAAATCGACCCGGCTTGGTTTTATCCTGAGCCTGCTTTTACCTTTCGGCCTACTTGCCCAATACCCAACCCGTTTTGAGACCAGCAATGGCACCCAAACCCCAACCTACGAAGAGGGCATTGCCTGGTACCAACGCATGGCTACTGATTTTAAAGAAATCGACATGCAAGTAAAAGGGCCTACCGATAGTGGTTTCCCACTTCATCTCGTGATGTATTCCAAAAACCGCAAATTTGACCTTGCCAAACTCAAAGCCCAGGGCAAAGCCATTTTTTTCATCAACAACGCCATCCACCCCGGTGAACCCGATGGTGTAGATGCTTCGATGATGCTCTTGCGAGATCTTGCCCTGCACCCCGAGCGTTACCCGATGTTGGATAGTGTGGTGGTGGCACTGATCCCATTTTACAACATCGGCGGTGCGCTCAACCGCAGTTCGACCAGTCGGGTCAGCCAAAATGGCCCCGAAGCTCATGGTTTTCGTGGCAATGCCCGCAATTTCGACCTCAACCGTGATTTTATCAAAGCGGATACCCGCAATGCCCAAAGTTTTATAGCCATCTTTCAGGAACTCGATCCCGATTTGTTCATCGATACCCACGTCAGCAATGGCGCCGACTACCAGTACACCATGACTTTTTGTTATGCACAGGAGGAAAAACTGGGGGGCGTTTTAGGGCCTTTCCACAAAGGAACTTTCCTGCCTTTTCTGTATGAGCACATGAAAACCGCAGGCTTTGAGGCTACACCATACGTCAATGCTTTTGGGCAAACGCCGGATAAAGGTTTTAGTCAGTTTGCCGATTGGCCGCGCTATTCCACGGGTTATGCGGCACTGTTCCACACCTTTGGCATGATGACGGAAACCCACATGCTCAAACCTTATGCCCAGCGGGTGAAGTCAACTTATGCACTATTAGATGGGGTGTTGAAATTCTTGGGGCAGCACCGGGCGCGTTTGTTGGCCTTGCGGAAAGCCACCAAGGAAGCGGTCAAAACCCAAACGGAATTTCCCCTGACCTGGAAACTCAACCGTGAAAAGTTTTCAGAAATTGAGTTCAAAGGTTATGAACCCGAGTATCCGATCAGTGCCATCAGCGGGCAAAAACGCCTGTACTACAATCGAGACAAGCCACTGAACAAAATTGTCCCTTTTTATGACCACTACGATGTGGAGCTAAAAGCCAGCAAGCCCTCGGCTTACATCATTCCTCAAGGTTGGCACAATGTCATTGATCGACTCAAAATGAATGGGGTACAAATGCGGCAATTGACCCAGGATAGTACGCTTGAATTGGAGGTTTACATCATTGATGCCTATAAAAGCGCAGCTAATCCCTACGAAGGACACCATCAAAATACCAGCGTAGACTTGCATACCGAACGCCACAAAATAGCCTTGCGCAAAGGGGATTATTTCATTCCCCTCAATCAATGGCGCAATCGTTTTATCGTAGAGGTTCTGGAACCTCAAGGGGTAGATTCTTACTTCCGCTGGAATTTTTTCGATACCATTTTGCAGGAAAAAGGAGGGTATTCGTCTTACGTATTTGAAGACCTGGCGGCGGAGTTGCTCCAGAAAGACCCGGCCCTAAAGCAAAAACTGGAGGATAAGAAAAAGGCGGACAAGGCTTTCGCGGATAGTGCTTCGGCGCAGTTGGATTTTGTGTACCGCAATTCGATCTATTGGGAAAAGGAGTACATGCGGTATCCGGTGTATCGGGTGAGGTGA
- a CDS encoding AAA family ATPase has protein sequence MQTLRPLNVKTVELPPLSPTQEVAYQQLLGKLQQHNLCGLGVNYGHGRSFMLKRLALETGGQLLRLADFFDEIQTFHPLAIEEGIAATLLKALKAHDLVIVDDFHHVCNMVESCYGKARPGVLIAALDGILRWLEQSGKRLVLSSQHGHYVDPLNEFVQKVNLIEFTAEDHAFLFNTLSNGRLSNVDFERVYVFAPHLNAIQMAYACQLLPAEGTFDTPFLIQFLETYALFSNVDTSEVDPMDFSDLYGVEEVIRQLEIDIIVPMERDDLAKDLGIRAKRGVLLYGPPGTGKTSIGRALAHRLHSKFFLLDGTVISGTDQFYHKVSQIFEAAKHNAPSILFIDDCDVLFENQDEFGLYRYLLTMLDGLESRSNTQVTVMFTAMNIGSLPPALIRSGRVELWLEMKLPNATARQAMLQSIITGSVLQLKAGELSHLAELTYDCSGADLKRIVADARNLHGFDVAKEQPVRAPFEYFAQAIDQLRANRERLAAAPAFTAAHNPAAALNPAMVLAQMGVAEEV, from the coding sequence ATGCAAACGCTTCGCCCCTTGAATGTAAAAACCGTAGAACTACCCCCTTTAAGCCCTACCCAGGAAGTCGCTTATCAGCAATTGCTCGGCAAGCTCCAGCAACATAACTTATGTGGACTTGGTGTAAATTATGGCCACGGCCGCAGCTTCATGCTCAAGCGCCTGGCTCTTGAAACAGGAGGACAGCTTTTACGCCTGGCCGATTTTTTTGACGAAATCCAAACCTTTCACCCCCTGGCCATCGAGGAAGGCATTGCCGCAACCTTGCTCAAAGCCCTCAAGGCGCATGACCTGGTCATCGTCGATGATTTCCACCACGTTTGTAATATGGTGGAAAGCTGTTATGGAAAAGCTCGTCCGGGCGTCTTGATCGCTGCATTGGATGGCATCTTGCGTTGGTTGGAGCAAAGCGGCAAACGTTTGGTGTTGAGCAGCCAACACGGGCATTATGTTGATCCCTTGAATGAATTTGTTCAAAAGGTCAATTTGATTGAGTTCACGGCGGAAGATCACGCTTTTTTATTCAATACCCTGAGCAATGGTCGCTTATCGAATGTCGACTTTGAGCGGGTGTACGTTTTTGCCCCCCACCTCAACGCCATTCAAATGGCCTATGCTTGTCAATTGTTGCCAGCAGAAGGTACTTTTGATACCCCATTTTTAATTCAGTTTTTGGAAACCTATGCCTTGTTCAGCAACGTGGATACTTCTGAAGTGGATCCCATGGATTTTTCCGATTTGTACGGCGTAGAAGAAGTCATCCGCCAATTGGAGATCGACATCATCGTGCCGATGGAGCGCGACGATTTGGCCAAAGACCTGGGCATTCGCGCCAAACGTGGGGTCTTGTTGTACGGTCCTCCTGGTACGGGTAAAACCTCGATTGGTCGAGCCTTGGCGCACCGCCTACACAGCAAATTTTTCTTGCTGGACGGTACGGTGATCAGTGGTACCGATCAGTTTTACCACAAAGTGAGCCAGATTTTTGAGGCCGCAAAACACAACGCGCCCAGCATCCTGTTCATCGACGATTGCGATGTCTTGTTTGAGAACCAGGACGAGTTTGGTCTTTACCGCTATTTGCTCACCATGCTTGACGGTTTGGAATCCAGGTCGAATACTCAGGTGACGGTGATGTTTACCGCGATGAACATCGGTAGCTTGCCCCCTGCCTTGATCCGTAGTGGTCGGGTGGAATTGTGGCTGGAAATGAAATTGCCCAATGCGACGGCGCGGCAGGCCATGTTGCAATCAATCATCACGGGCAGTGTACTTCAGCTCAAGGCTGGAGAATTGAGCCACCTGGCGGAATTGACCTACGATTGTTCGGGTGCCGACCTCAAGCGCATCGTGGCCGATGCCCGCAATTTGCACGGTTTTGATGTGGCCAAGGAACAACCCGTACGTGCTCCCTTTGAGTACTTCGCCCAAGCTATTGATCAACTACGCGCCAACCGGGAGCGTTTGGCGGCTGCACCTGCGTTTACGGCCGCGCACAACCCGGCTGCGGCGTTGAATCCGGCGATGGTGTTGGCGCAGATGGGGGTAGCCGAGGAAGTGTAA
- a CDS encoding DUF6575 domain-containing protein, with protein sequence MEQIQGITISKLGFVPQKLGDILEYEGPLLSLFIDQENPENHFLYKWVDNDDFYNRWIIVPFSTKDLGLFFNGHLTLRQLFLSKPFCYLIDLDDQLNYHTIQIVATEKLNEDYLPSEKSYYQAEIYSPFAANYHQKLALNTNDLLDNVLKEISALKISQQETTRALNDLLRLQASH encoded by the coding sequence ATGGAACAAATTCAAGGTATAACGATTTCAAAGTTGGGGTTTGTTCCTCAAAAGTTGGGTGATATTCTGGAATACGAAGGTCCACTTCTCAGTCTATTCATTGACCAGGAAAACCCTGAAAATCATTTTCTTTACAAGTGGGTTGACAACGACGATTTTTATAACCGATGGATCATCGTTCCTTTTTCTACCAAAGATCTTGGTCTCTTTTTTAATGGCCATTTAACCCTACGTCAACTTTTTTTAAGCAAACCTTTTTGTTACCTGATTGACTTAGACGATCAATTAAATTATCATACTATTCAAATTGTTGCTACCGAAAAACTGAACGAAGATTATCTTCCTAGTGAAAAATCATATTATCAAGCAGAGATTTATTCTCCGTTTGCAGCCAATTACCATCAAAAATTAGCCTTGAATACCAACGATTTGCTAGATAATGTACTGAAAGAAATTTCCGCATTAAAAATTTCACAGCAAGAGACAACCAGAGCATTAAACGACCTGCTGAGATTACAAGCTTCCCATTGA
- a CDS encoding LysM peptidoglycan-binding domain-containing protein — protein MLQFPLKIFLSLVLASTGCAPAAEKPKAPLAAKVTASKPVAAPAKDTIPKPPDLDPAQFPFIDFSVNTIERAESLQSFFKRLDALKSGKSNQVRVLHIGDSHIQGDYFTGWLRAFFQEEFGQAGRGLVFPYQQAGSYNARDVKTNSKGNWQGRKSTFQNTEIPIGLSGMGMRTYYEDFELSIYPQDRYGLDQRFNSVTIFHEKGPEIFDMLVETGKTTPLAPPKLAGTKSITGSIESKPVLVTGTSSHKVRSGESLYSISRRYHCNIADLRKLNRLNSNLIHPGDVLKVPASNWVAPRTAPAPSPDLNTFIEAGAKMVAGTYDSTQPFLSVVHLDTLTSVLRIKGLKNQPRQERTTLFGFLLENNSKPGLLYCAAGANGVTYYHYNHAQYFVDQAAMLFPDLIIISLGTNEAFLPGSKMAEVEREVAAFLGKLQAKMPQVPILVTIHPDVLKNKSVDNTIGLQVRDILRRQTQEHQVAIWDLHQVMGGLGSMRRWRSGGLAQADGIHFTERGYLVKAQLLYSALMKAYAAN, from the coding sequence ATGCTTCAATTTCCCCTCAAGATCTTCCTGAGTCTCGTACTCGCGTCTACGGGCTGTGCCCCTGCGGCAGAAAAGCCCAAAGCGCCCCTGGCGGCAAAGGTGACAGCGTCCAAGCCCGTCGCTGCGCCAGCTAAAGACACCATTCCCAAGCCACCGGATCTGGATCCAGCCCAGTTTCCGTTCATCGATTTTAGCGTTAATACCATTGAACGAGCGGAGTCCCTCCAATCATTTTTCAAACGATTGGACGCTTTAAAGTCCGGAAAATCCAATCAGGTGCGCGTGCTGCACATCGGCGATTCCCACATCCAGGGAGACTACTTCACGGGTTGGCTGCGGGCTTTTTTCCAGGAAGAATTTGGGCAAGCTGGCCGGGGTTTGGTATTTCCTTATCAACAAGCCGGAAGTTACAATGCCCGCGATGTAAAAACCAATAGCAAAGGCAATTGGCAAGGGCGAAAAAGTACCTTTCAAAATACCGAGATCCCCATTGGCCTGAGTGGCATGGGGATGCGTACCTACTATGAAGATTTTGAACTCAGCATCTATCCTCAAGACCGCTACGGTTTGGATCAACGTTTCAATTCGGTGACCATTTTTCACGAAAAAGGGCCCGAAATTTTTGACATGTTGGTAGAAACGGGCAAAACCACTCCGCTTGCCCCCCCGAAACTTGCAGGCACCAAATCCATCACGGGAAGTATCGAAAGTAAACCCGTACTCGTGACCGGTACCAGCAGCCACAAGGTGCGCTCAGGAGAATCCCTGTACAGCATTTCGCGGCGCTACCATTGCAACATTGCCGATTTGCGCAAACTCAATCGACTGAACAGCAATTTGATCCACCCGGGAGATGTACTCAAAGTGCCCGCCTCCAATTGGGTAGCGCCCCGCACCGCACCAGCGCCAAGTCCTGACCTCAACACGTTCATCGAAGCTGGGGCCAAAATGGTTGCTGGAACCTACGATAGTACTCAGCCTTTCCTGAGCGTGGTGCATCTGGACACCTTAACTTCCGTACTGCGCATCAAGGGGTTGAAAAACCAGCCCCGACAGGAACGGACTACCTTGTTTGGTTTTTTACTGGAAAACAATTCCAAACCAGGTTTGCTGTACTGTGCTGCGGGTGCTAACGGGGTTACGTATTACCACTACAACCATGCCCAGTACTTTGTAGACCAGGCGGCCATGTTGTTTCCCGATTTGATCATCATTTCTTTGGGCACCAATGAGGCTTTTTTGCCAGGCAGCAAAATGGCCGAGGTAGAACGTGAGGTCGCGGCTTTTTTGGGCAAGTTACAAGCCAAAATGCCCCAGGTTCCCATTTTGGTCACCATCCATCCCGATGTATTAAAAAATAAATCCGTGGACAATACCATCGGATTGCAGGTTCGAGATATCTTGCGCAGGCAAACGCAAGAACACCAGGTAGCCATTTGGGATCTCCACCAGGTCATGGGTGGACTGGGCTCAATGCGCCGTTGGCGCTCAGGTGGCCTTGCGCAAGCTGATGGAATTCATTTTACCGAAAGAGGATACCTAGTAAAGGCGCAGTTGTTGTACAGCGCCCTGATGAAAGCCTATGCCGCCAATTAA
- a CDS encoding MBOAT family O-acyltransferase, with protein sequence MPPINWTDFSGLWTYVASRPLLFSNLEFFILFFIFYTLYLLLLRSFNLRLLLTTIFSLFFYYKCTGGPVNLWVVYSYPFVLLIFSAVVDFFLGHFIYQAPSKAGKLLFLILSLVFNLGMLVYFKYTNFFIGIFNSTLHTNWALQNIYLPAGISFFVFQTLSYSIDVYRGQIQPVSAGMKDLRSFLRSFLDFGFFVTFFPQLLAGPIVRAADFLPQIRKKPHLSKEQMGRAMILIMSGLFKKAIISDYISVNYVDRVFENPSLYSGLENLVATYGYAIQIYCDFSGYSDMAIGLALLLGFTLPDNFHTPYRSSSIQEFWRRWHISLSSWLRDYLYISLGGNRKGKFFTYFNLMITMVLGGLWHGASWVFIAWGALHGFALAIDRALSIPNRFWGNPAMRAFIIVLMVQFALQGSLYGLASSGGISPEQLASLSFSNLVFFSLALLLTLLATSIDVLSNRQILGPWVGTFLTFHFVTFCWILFRSGALNNPNPPLETTSMVLTQIGSAFHGELWGQLWSGYKPVLFLIVLGYVLHFMPDRWYAFWDKLFERSPVPVQALVLALVVWLVIQTASADVVPFIYFQF encoded by the coding sequence ATGCCGCCAATTAATTGGACTGATTTTTCCGGATTGTGGACTTATGTAGCATCCAGGCCCTTGCTTTTTAGCAACCTGGAGTTCTTCATCCTTTTTTTTATTTTTTACACGCTTTACTTGTTGTTGCTGCGCAGTTTTAACCTGCGCCTGCTCTTGACCACCATTTTTTCGCTGTTTTTTTATTATAAGTGCACCGGAGGGCCCGTCAATTTATGGGTGGTGTACTCCTACCCTTTTGTGTTGTTGATTTTTTCGGCAGTGGTCGATTTTTTTCTGGGGCATTTTATCTATCAGGCGCCTTCCAAAGCGGGTAAGTTGTTGTTTCTGATCCTCAGCTTGGTCTTCAACCTCGGCATGCTGGTGTATTTCAAGTACACCAATTTTTTCATCGGCATCTTCAATTCTACCCTGCATACCAATTGGGCACTGCAAAACATCTACCTCCCGGCGGGTATTTCCTTTTTTGTGTTTCAAACCCTCAGTTACAGCATCGACGTGTACCGGGGGCAAATTCAACCCGTCAGTGCAGGGATGAAAGACTTGCGTTCCTTTTTGCGCAGTTTTTTGGACTTCGGCTTTTTTGTCACTTTTTTTCCCCAATTGCTGGCCGGTCCAATTGTACGCGCGGCCGATTTTTTGCCCCAAATCCGCAAAAAGCCCCATTTGAGTAAGGAGCAAATGGGCCGCGCCATGATCCTGATCATGAGCGGTTTGTTCAAAAAAGCCATTATTTCGGATTACATCAGTGTCAATTACGTAGACCGGGTTTTTGAAAACCCTTCTCTATATTCTGGTTTGGAAAACCTGGTGGCCACTTATGGCTATGCCATTCAAATTTATTGCGATTTTTCGGGGTATTCGGATATGGCCATTGGCTTGGCCTTGTTGCTTGGGTTTACCCTACCCGATAACTTTCATACGCCTTACCGCTCCAGCAGCATTCAGGAGTTTTGGCGGCGTTGGCACATTTCGCTGTCCAGTTGGCTGCGCGATTATTTGTACATTTCCCTCGGCGGCAACCGCAAGGGTAAGTTTTTCACCTACTTCAACCTCATGATTACGATGGTGTTGGGGGGCTTATGGCACGGTGCCAGTTGGGTGTTCATTGCCTGGGGAGCGCTGCATGGCTTTGCCCTGGCGATAGATCGGGCGCTTTCTATACCCAACCGTTTTTGGGGCAACCCGGCCATGCGGGCCTTCATCATTGTGCTGATGGTACAATTTGCATTGCAAGGCTCCTTGTATGGGTTGGCCTCCAGCGGTGGAATTTCGCCGGAACAGCTGGCTAGCCTGAGTTTCAGCAATCTGGTTTTTTTCAGTTTGGCACTACTCCTGACCTTGCTTGCAACCAGCATCGATGTGTTGAGCAATCGGCAAATTCTGGGGCCTTGGGTAGGTACTTTCCTTACTTTTCACTTCGTAACCTTTTGTTGGATTTTGTTCCGCTCAGGCGCGCTCAACAATCCGAACCCACCGCTGGAAACCACATCCATGGTGCTGACCCAAATTGGCTCGGCTTTTCACGGCGAACTGTGGGGACAATTGTGGAGTGGCTATAAACCGGTGTTGTTCCTGATTGTACTAGGCTATGTGCTGCACTTTATGCCCGACCGGTGGTATGCCTTTTGGGATAAACTGTTTGAACGCAGTCCGGTGCCGGTGCAGGCCTTGGTGCTGGCCCTGGTGGTTTGGCTGGTGATCCAGAC